The Drechmeria coniospora strain ARSEF 6962 chromosome 02, whole genome shotgun sequence genome has a segment encoding these proteins:
- a CDS encoding binuclear Zn cluster-containing/DNA binding domain-containing protein — protein MGGLAALESRQRLVAPDSPPELASPGASSLSSRSSPSTEQAWGTRLLAPLSMSSYDKGADVDLSVAAGPSVMGSNRSELPGQPAPRQQLPSLSSLFGPPSSTRPHPSPADGDNKTPSMTYSPLNQPRASPCVGTSNLKSYFSRTASPPLSQPRSTYDVRFDPERQSLHSFARSISGPQSPNNRTPSRGQLDSRSDTEANRKWSVRQDASKQEYSFGSRDAVFRSPGSQTRRQFFGPKDSAHEHPEQRSAHGPANPPPSMGSASAATEGMPSKDGLGPKIWTGSHFLPRFVRAAEVPGEGLCYFYDDGSHCKTVIDGEVVNAHWGVTKAGKPRKRLAIACVTCREKKIKCDPDYPRCVQCEKFGRICRFKNAYATPRSLLTPRKTSRGLLKLFHRPRGGHYISPSSSHAELLDVAKSDGHLVQHESRTDSRSSSPVSPRARPLQEPQDEGYVKRLKVGPGAYIPNGEPVVGVLQPVMDHSKSQPRHRPLPEILPRIPDDVLARAWKTDPYGSDPESIGAVLTQFFGQIDNTIVMRFFPEKIFRAWAADSVREKSPEDLMVLYSVLAIGVALSGGPRHIAYEYAQVAYYAQKMIGTTSLQLVQSRILLAVYHISTYRLREASELISSAAAAAALLHLNHETERSSDERPSTYLFGTNNAGYCEARRRTMWSLFMLERLNTVLPDRPIMINADDIYVRLPADSESFEKQVEAAMPIFDPDESTASKLTENSSEITGYLVEMVHVWSTCQTAISRLARRSSASEGDAAKAQKIFRRAHDWHKSLPSRLTFGSSNLESAAFSGKVGAFMTMHLLYHHTMILMNRHHLQATLLPTEVRARHLQQCRDHAMSVLDMANCLDRILRVRPTILSTPPPAMSVAIVTAVDVLTASGTMSSINELTQSIRVAKNAVDGMTKVWEHSIAAKEALEGRLQLLIHIYHSQGSRPASPAEGYRVVISAEGTNDPRHLRWKIPDPIEKSYPLTMDIVYAPFS, from the coding sequence ATGGGTGGCCTGGCAGCTTTGGAGTCTCGTCAACGTTTGGTTGCTCCGGACAGCCCGCCAGAGCTGGCGAGTCCCGGCGCCtcgtccctctcctcccGTTCTTCCCCCTCTACCGAGCAAGCCTGGGGCACGCGCCTCCTCGCCCCTCTCTCCATGTCCAGCTATGACAAGGGCGCCGATGTCGATCTGTCAGTGGCCGCCGGACCTTCTGTCATGGGTTCAAATCGATCCGAGCTGCCTGGCCAGCCGGCGCCCCGACAGCAGCTGCCTTCGCTCAGCAGCCTTTTTGgtcctccgtcgtcgacgcggccgcaCCCATCGCCCGCTGATGGCGACAACAAAACCCCCTCGATGACCTATTCGCCTCTGAATCAGCCACGAGCCTCTCCTTGCGTCGGCACCAGCAATCTCAAGTCGTACTTTTCCCGCACAGCTTCGCCCCCCCTCTCGCAACCCCGGAGCACGTACGACGTGAGGTTCGACCCGGAACGGCAAAGCCTGCACTCGTTTGCCAGGTCCATCTCGGGGCCGCAATCTCCCAACAACCGCACACCTAGCCGTGGCCAGCTGGATTCTCGATCCGACACCGAAGCCAACAGAAAGTGGTCGGTCCGTCAAGATGCCAGCAAGCAGGAGTATTCCTTCGGCTCTCGCGACGCCGTCTTCCGATCCCCCGGTTCCCAGACCAGGAGGCAGTTCTTCGGACCAAAGGATTCCGCCCATGAGCACCCCGAGCAGAGATCCGCACACGGTCCCGCcaacccgccgccgagcatgggcagtgcctcggcggcaaccGAGGGGATGCCTTCCAAGGACGGCCTGGGCCCGAAGATCTGGACCGGCTCTCATTTTCTCCCTCGATTTGTgcgagcggccgaggtgccAGGTGAAGGCTTGTGCTACTTTTACGACGATGGAAGCCACTGCAAGACCGTCATCGACGGGGAGGTCGTCAACGCGCACTGGGGTGTTACAAAGGCCGGGAAGCCCCGAAAGAGGCTGGCCATCGCGTGCGTGACGTGCCGGGAGAAAAAGATCAAATGTGATCCCGACTATCCGCGATGTGTTCAGTGCGAGAAGTTTGGTCGCATCTGCAGATTCAAGAACGCGTATGCCACTCCCCGTTCCCTGCTAACCCCTCGAAAAACCAGTCGTGGTTTGCTAAAGTTGTTTCATAGGCCCAGGGGCGGACATTacatctcgccgtcgtcgtcccatgccgagctgctcgacgtcgccaaATCCGATGGCCACCTGGTGCAGCACGAGTCGAGGACGGACAGTCGATCGAGCTCCCCTGTATCTCCTCGGGCTCGCCCGCTTCAGGAACCGCAGGATGAGGGCTACGTCAAGCGGCTCAAAGTCGGCCCTGGCGCATATATTCCCAACGGCGAACCCGTCGTCGGAGTGTTGCAGCCGGTGATGGATCATTCGAAATCCCAGCCTCGACACCGGCCTCTACCCGAGATTTTGCCCCGAATCCCCGACGATGTTCTGGCTCGTGCGTGGAAAACAGATCCGTACGGATCCGACCCGGAATCCATCGGTGCAGTTCTCACCCAGTTTTTTGGACAAATCGACAACACCATCGTCATGCGCTTCTTCCCCGAGAAGATTTTCCGAGCTTGGGCGGCCGACAGTGTGCGTGAAAAGTCGCCCGAAGATTTGATGGTTCTCTACAGCGTGCTGGCCATCGGCGTTGCCCTCTCGGGAGGGCCGAGGCACATCGCGTACGAGTATGCCCAGGTGGCCTACTACGCACAAAAGATGATCGGGACGACCAGCCTCCAGCTGGTGCAGAGCCGAATTCTTCTCGCCGTGTACCACATCTCTACTTATCGTCTCCGGGAGGCCAGCGAGCtcatctcctcggccgccgccgccgccgcccttcTGCACCTCAACCACGAGACCGAAAGGTCGAGCGACGAGAGACCCTCGACCTATCTCTTCGGCACAAACAACGCTGGCTACTGCGAGGCCAGGAGACGGACGATGTGGTCGCTGTTCATGCTGGAGCGACTCAATACCGTGCTTCCGGACCGTCCAATCATGATCAATGCGGATGACATTTACGTCCGTCTGCCGGCCGACTCGGAGAGCTTTGAGAAGCAGGTTGAGGCTGCCATGCCGATATTTGACCCGGACGAATCGACAGCGTCTAAACTGACGGAGAATTCGTCGGAAATAACCGGCTACCTCGTTGAAATGGTTCACGTCTGGTCCACCTGCCAGACTGCAATCTCGAGACTTGCCAGAAGGTCCAGCGCATCGGAGGGAGATGCAGCCAAGGCCCAGAAGATTTTCCGAAGAGCCCACGACTGGCACAAGTCTCTACCGTCTCGCCTGACGTTTGGAAGCTCCAACCTCGAATCGGCTGCCTTCTCCGGCAAGGTAGGGGCCTTCATGACGATGCACCTCCTGTATCACCACACCATGATCCTCATGAACCGGCATCACCTTCAGGCAACTCTTCTTCCCACCGAGGTGCGAGCGAGGCACCTCCAGCAGTGCCGCGATCACGCCATGAGCGTCCTCGACATGGCCAATTGCCTGGACCGTATTCTTCGTGTCCGGCCGACGATATTGAGCACGCCTCCTCCTGCCATGTCCGTTGCCATTgtcacggccgtcgacgtgctgACGGCTAGCGGAACCATGTCCTCGATTAACGAGCTGACACAGAGCATCCGCGTGGCCAAGAACGCTGTCGACGGCATGACCAAGGTCTGGGAGCACTCGATTGCGGCAAAAGAGGCTCTTGAGGGACGCCTGCAGCTGCTGATCCACATCTATCACAGCCAAGGATCGCGACCGGCGAGTCCCGCGGAGGGCTACCGCGTTGTCATCAGTGCAGAGGGAACCAACGATCCGAGACACCTCCGCTGGAAGATTCCCGATCCGATTGAGAAATCGTACCCGTTAACGATGGATATTGTTTATGCCCCATTTTCTTGA
- a CDS encoding alpha-1,2-mannosyltransferase, producing the protein MAIARPVRALLLAAVLLWALFVFLLLKPSGLIRGPGDRYLNFERDPTLDPLDAATGEPDGVLRRTSEKYAPDAEDSARIPATLLALVRNSEVDDMVQSMGDLERTWNNKFNYPWTFFNDEPFSEEFKKKTQAATKAKCNYELIPKEHWATPSWIDSTVYDESTSMLAESGVQYAKMISYHQMCRWNSGMFYKHPALKDIRYYWRVEPKVHFFCDVDYDVFAYMHDNNKTYGFTVNLYDDPKTLPTLWPETVKFLADNPHHEVHKNSALKWLTDDKRRPAHNMNAQGYSTCHFWSNFEVADLNFWRSPVYEEYFNHLDRAGGFFYERWGDAPVHSIALGLWEDASKIHWFRDIGYQHIPFFNCPNSPKCKGCVTGRFTDGEAWLHGEDCRPNWFKYAGMG; encoded by the exons ATGGCCATTGCCCGACCCGTGAGGGCGCTATTGCTCGCTGCCGTTCTCCTCTGGGCTCTCTTCGTCTTTTTGTTACTCAAACCGTCCGGCCTGATCCGCGGCCCCGGCGATCGATACCTGAACTTTGAGCGCGATCCCACCCTTGACC CCCTCGACGCAGCGACCGGCGAGCCCGATGGCGTCCTCCGTCGCACCTCGGAGAAGTATGCgcccgatgccgaggacaGCGCTCGCATTCCGGCAACGCTGCTGGCGCTCGTGAGGAAttccgaggtcgacgacatgGTCCAGTCCATGGGAGACCTTGAGAGGACGTGGAACAACAAGTTCAACTACCCATGGACCTTTTTCAATGATGAGCCTTTTTCCGAAGAGTTCAAGAAGAAGACGCAAgcggcgacaaaggccaaGTGCAACTACG AGCTCATTCCCAAGGAACACTgggcgacgccctcgtggATCGACAGCACGGTATACGACGAATCCACTTCCATGCTCGCCGAATCGGGCGTGCAGTATGCCAAGATGATCTCCTATCACCAAATGTGTCGGTGGAACAGCGGCATGTTCTACAAACACCCGGCTCTCAAGGACATCCGGTACTATTGGCGAGTCGAGCCGAAAGTGCATTTCTTCTGCGACGTAGACTACGATGTCTTTGCCTACATGCATGACAACAACAAAACCTACGGCTTCACCGTCAACCTCTACGACGACCCCAAGACCCTGCCGACGCTGTGGCCGGAGACGGTCAAGTTCCTCGCAGACAACCCACACCACGAAGTCCACAAGAACAGCGCGCTGAAATGGTTGACGGACGACAAGAGACGGCCGGCCCACAACATGAATGCCCAGGGGTACTCGACCTGCCACTTTTGGAGCAACTTCGAGGTGGCCGATCTGAACTTTTGGCGGAGCCCGGTCTACGAAGAATACTTCAACCACCTCGACCGCGCCGGCGGTTTCTTCTACGAAAGGTGGGGAGACGCTCCCGTTCACAGCATAGCCCTTGGCTTGTGGGAAGATGCGAGCAAGATCCACTG GTTCCGCGACATCGGCTATCAGCACATCCCATTCTTCAACTGCCCCAACTCACCCAAATGCAAAGGCTGCGTCACCGGCCGTTtcaccgacggcgaggcctgGCTCCACGGGGAAGACTGCCGACCAAACTGGTTCAAGTACGCCGGAATGGGTTGA
- a CDS encoding Spc97/Spc98, with amino-acid sequence MAFAARLGDLTADLLTSLTQLSSETSKTDPDSFHAKCDGILRTLKSHPYTRTNQFEVQHSLDGLDERFRVNNRDDLADALAQRLRAFQSQPSKWHPEALSFLLELSDQPTFKARLSDLDALRRRETEPRRPLRWEDISKEDGWDDDEDENLWKSAYQSNESTDGDDDEEAVDEETEDDDDDGGDVSGHSGHTTIPSDEELVGRSTQHLVVHTEKPAVFNAVLEAQKWRVTSPSEDPLGRVRRIAVPEVQAMREILFMLQGLDCTLFSRRGAVDPKYQLENMAWETHAALMATYADHGRQLHILHRFVNRSQSVPHLQALQDCITKRLGDFARKLSSIQSHLISPNEDVVVSLLALNEEILPFLGPLFALARIIAMVEERDKAETFLYLELLFDATSMAQLAGELDIYHYLARVFVDCFGVYLRNIRHWMDEGTLLPTNELFFITEASSDQSLSGTWQDKFALRKMPDGRLHAPSFLQPAAEKIFTAGKNTVVLRLLGTAGAVRYRHEEDEPPLDYDAICPAGFELAPFADLFSTAFDRWIQSKYRTTSATLKKALVGDWAMLHTLDAMQTLFLMSDGSAATTFCERLFRLMDMNPASWSDSYGLTAAGHEAFSSLVDANRLSIGVEAAGCDLSASQVQSSVKMAPASVAISYKLPWPLRMVITKKSTKQYRSVFTLLLQIRRAMYALHKPKILENLGTDGDGWQVRALFYSSRSQLLWFCNSLQTYLVTLVLEPACSKMRADLAAADGIDDMIAAHADAMKQMVDQACLGSNLKPIREAMLDVLDLAITLEHGRARALEPEEGDAGRPYGELLRDIEQHFHRHLNLICGGLRRVARESNNAQSAKWDFLADMLQAGNVGEA; translated from the exons atggCTTTTGCCGCGCGACTAGGAGATCTGACGGCCGACCTCCTCACGTCGTTGACACAGCTGTCGTCGGAG ACGTCCAAGACGGACCCCGACAGCTTCCATGCCAAATGCGACGGCATCTTGCGGACATTAAAGTCACATCCGTACACCCGTACGAACCAGTTCGAGGTACAGCACAGTCTGGATGGGCTCGACGAGCGTTTCCGAGTCAACAATCGTGATGACCTTGCCGATGCGCTGGCGCAGAGATTGAGAGCGTTCCAGAGTCAGCCATCGAAATGGCATCCCGAAGCCCTCTCCTTCCTCTTGGAACTCTCGGATCAACCGACATTCAAGGCGAGACTGAGCGATCTGGATGCTCTGCGCCGCAGAGAGACAGAACCCAGGCGGCCACTCCGCTGGGAGGACATCTCCAAGGAGGATGGCTgggatgacgatgaggacGAGAACTTGTGGAAATCGGCCTACCAAAGCAACGAATCTaccgacggagacgacgacgaagaagcagtcgacgaggaaacggaagatgatgacgatgacggaggTGACGTGAGTGGCCACTCGGGGCATACGACTATTCCAAGCGACGAGGAACTAGTCGGCAGAAGCACACAGCACTTGGTCGTTCATACCGAAAAGCCGGCGGTGTTTAACGCAGTCCTCGAAGCGCAAAAATGGCGAGTGACGTCCCCATCGGAGGACCCTTTGGGACGCGTTCGTAGGATTGCCGTTCCCGAGGTGCAGGCCATGCGAGAAATCCTCTTTATGCTTCAAGGCCTCGACTGCACCCTCTTCAGTCGCCGCGGCGCTGTCGATCCAAAGTATCAGCTCGAGAATATGGCGTGGGAGACTCACGCGGCTCTGATGGCCACCTATGCGGACCATGGCCGACAACTTCACATCCTCCACCGCTTTGTCAATCGGTCACAGTCAGTTCCGCATCTCCAAGCGCTGCAAGACTGCATCACCAAACGTCTGGGGGATTTTGCCCGCAAACTGTCCAGCATCCAGTCGCACCTGATATCGCCGAATGAAGACGTGGTTGTCAGCCTCCTGGCATTGAATGAGGAGATTCTGCCTTTTCTAGGCCCGCTCTTTGCTCTGGCTAGGATCATCGCAATGGTAGAAGAGCGAGACAAGGCGGAAACGTTTCTGTACCTCGAGCTCTTGTTTGACGCGACAAGCATGGCGCAGCTTGCCGGCGAGTTGGATATTTACCATTATCTCGCCCGCGTCTTCGTCGACTGTTTCGGCGTATACCTGCGAAACATCCGCCACTGGATGGACGAGGGCACGCTGCTCCCTACCAACGAGCTATTCTTCATCACCGAAGCTTCCAGCGACCAGTCGCTGAGCGGTACCTGGCAGGATAAGTTTGCCTTGCGCAAGATGCCCGATGGGAGATTGCACGCTCCCAGCTTCCTCCAGCCAGCAGCCGAGAAAATATTCACTGCCGGAAAGAACACGGTAGTGTTGAGATTGCTGGGCAcagccggcgccgtccgTTATAGACATGAAGAGGACGAACCGCCGCTCGACTACGATGCCATTTGCCCAGCGGGCTTCGAGCTTGCACCGTTTGCCGATCTTTTCAGCACGGCCTTCGACCGATGGATCCAGAGCAAGTACCGCACAACCTCGGCGACGTTGAAGAAGGCCCTTGTGGGAGATTGGGCGATGCTGCATACGCTGGACGCAATGCAGACCCTCTTCCTCATGTCGGACGGATCCGCGGCCACGACTTTCTGCGAGAGGCTCTTCAGATTGATGGATATGAATCCAGCGAGCTGGTCTGACAGCTACggcttgacggcggccggacACGAGGCCTTTTCGAGTCTTGTGGACGCCAACCGGCTATCCAtcggcgtcgaagccgccggcTGCGATTTGTCGGCCTCGCAAGTGCAATCTTCGGTCaagatggcgccggcgagtGTCGCAATCAGCTATAAGCTGCCGTGGCCTTTGCGGATGGTGATTACGAAGAAGAGCACGAAACAGTACCGGTCCGTGTTCACGCTTCTCCTGCAGATACGGAGGGCCATGTACGCATTGCACAAGCCCAAGATTTTGGAAAATCTCGGGACCGACGGTGATGGTTGGCAAGTGCGAGCGTTGTTCTACTCTTCCCGGAGCCAGCTGCTCTGGTTCTGCAACAGCTTGCAGACCTATCTGGTgacgctcgtcctcgagcccgCCTGCTCCAAGATGCGAGCCGatctggcggcggccgacggcattGACGACATGATTGCTGCCCATGCGGATGCGATGAAGCAGATGGTGGACCAAGCCTGTCTGGGAAGCAATCTGAAGCCTATCCGCGAGGCGATGCTCGATGTGCTCGACCTGGCTATCACGTTGGAGCACGGGCGGGCCCGAGCATTGGAACCCGAGGAAGGGGATGCAGGTAGGCCGTATGGCGAGCTCTTGCGGGACATTGAGCAGCATTTTCATAGGCACCTGAACCTCATCTGCGGGGGGCTGAGACGTGTTGCGAGAGAAAGCAACAACGCACAGTCGGCAAAGTGGGATTTCCTGGCCGACATGCTGCAGGCCGGGAACGTAGGCGAAGCGTGA
- a CDS encoding LCCL domain containing protein → MVDRPGDASGDENQALLMADPQRHEDGDGQGPLDLTTGATHPDAPLGGDGTLEVEVDSGPPTPRFVQDEHAWKRWKWVPYPVRRFIKAFVKWSHGPPNAHPYRIKPLLPVVQEYPLFLVDRFLPRRKHRFWLLFLYFSLWLVTFVLVKRQGTIVSEVAGWGQPQAIGCSAAYWGTDNTCGLDGNACRPFADSGFAFRCPANCEALHVLNPHAVGDQEIVYRSLVVGGPYDDVHPENATYRGDSYICAAAIHAGVISNQNGGCGVVQLVGRRQGYVSTQRNAITSVAFDSYFPLSFQFLPAIDCAAEDTRWSLLALSVVFTAVLSIFTAEPALFFFPSFVAIFWTVGMALDTPPHKSVSALFSNILGKFLPAMFVAWVMYDKMGIRRTLGGLTAQFEKTILWLGACWVGALTNYTLDFIPIQRLTAHDLNQQPGAKAALSIIIVILVVIVATQIWFFRMEGRFIKYMKLYALFALAIIIALVLPTLHLRIHHYIMALLLLPGTSLQMRPSLLYQGLLVGLFINGIARWGFDPVLQTSAALQGDAQKGTLLPTLGEPVIRLANGTDGASNITFTWGVPTGKRYDGISILVNDVERFRSYFGDENEETKFTWPRNSTLDLPEYFRFALMSGSDSGDYTKAGIWAADGAWKQMEPGPSKIKVRSLGRRKERLRRE, encoded by the coding sequence ATGGTCGACCGTCCCGGCGATGCCAGTGGAGACGAGAACCAAGCCCTCCTCATGGCCGACCCGCAGCGACATGAAGACGGAGACGGTCAGGGGCCGCTCGATTTGACGACGGGGGCGACCCATCCCGATGCtcccctcggcggcgacggcaccctcgaggtcgaggtcgacagCGGACCCCCGACGCCGCGATTCGTTCAGGACGAGCACGCGTGGAAGCGGTGGAAATGGGTTCCCTACCCCGTCCGCCGCTTCATCAAGGCCTTTGTCAAATGGTCCCACGGCCCGCCCAACGCACATCCCTATCGCATCAAgcccctcctccccgtcgtGCAGGAGTAtcccctcttcctcgtcgaccgctTCCTCCCCAGGCGAAAGCATCGCTTCtggctcctcttcctctaCTTCTCCCTCTGGCTCGTcaccttcgtcctcgtcaagcGCCAGGGCACAATCGTCAGCGAGGTCGCCGGCTGGGGTCAGCCGCAGGCCATCGGGTGCTCGGCCGCCTACTGGGGCACCGACAACACCTGCGGCCTCGATGGGAACGCCTGCCGGCCCTTTGCCGACAGCGGCTTCGCCTTCCGCTGCCCCGCCAACTGCGAGGCTCTCCACGTGCTGAACccgcacgccgtcggcgaccagGAGATCGTCTACcgctccctcgtcgtcggcggaccTTACGACGACGTCCACCCCGAGAATGCGACCTACCGCGGCGACTCCTACatctgcgccgccgccatccacGCCGGTGTCATCTCCAACCAGAACGGCGGATGcggcgtcgtccagctcgtcggAAGACGCCAAGGCTACGTCAGCACGCAGCGAAACGCCATCACGAGCGTCGCCTTCGACTCCTACTTCCCCCTCTCCTTCCAGTTCCTCCCGGCCATCGactgcgccgccgaggacacGCGCTGGtcgctcctcgccctctccgtcgtcttcaCCGCCGTGCTCTCCATCTTCACCGCCGAGCCTgccctcttcttcttccccTCCTTTGTCGCCATCTTCTGGACCGTCGGCATGGCCCTCGACACACCCCCTCACAAGTCCGTCTCGGCCCTCTTCTCCAACATCTTGGGCAAGTTTCTGCCCGCCATGTTCGTCGCCTGGGTCATGTACGACAAGATGGGCATCCGCCGCACGCTCGGCGGCCTCACAGCCCAGTTCGAGAAGACGATCCTGTGGCTCGGTGCCTGCTGGGTGGGCGCGCTGACAAACTACACGCTCGACTTCATCCCCATCCAGCGTCTCACCGCCCACGATCTCAACCAGCAGCCGGGAGCCAAGGCGGCCTtgtccatcatcatcgtcatcctcgtcgtcatcgtcgccacccAGATATGGTTCTTTCGGATGGAGGGGCGCTTCATCAAGTACATGAAGCTCTATGccctcttcgccctcgccatcatcatcgccctTGTTCTCCCGACGCTCCACCTGAGGATACATCATTACATAATGGCCCTGCTTCTGCTACCCGGCACGAGCCTGCAGATGCGTCCGTCCCTCCTGTACCAAGGTTTGCTTGTCGGCTTGTTCATCAACGGCATCGCCAGGTGGGGTTTCGATCCCGTCCTGCAGACATCGGCCGCGCTGCAAGGCGACGCGCAAAAGGGAACGCTCCTACCTACGCTCGGCGAACCTGTCATTCGTCTCgccaacggcaccgacggcgcctCGAACATCACATTTACCTGGGGGGTGCCCACCGGCAAGCGCTACGACGGAATCAGCATCCTCGtcaacgacgtcgagcgcTTCCGCTCCTACTTTGGCGACGAAAACGAAGAGACCAAGTTTACATGGCCTCGAAACAGCACGCTTGACTTGCCCGAGTACTTTCGGTTCGCCCTCATGAGCGGCAGCGACAGCGGCGATTACACCAAAGCCGGAATATGGGCCGCCGATGGCGCGTGGAAGCAGATGGAGCCGGGGCCGTCGAAGATCAAGGTCCGAAGCCTCGGGAGGCGTAAGGAGAGGCTACGGCGGGAATGA
- a CDS encoding tRNA-guanine transglycosylase family protein — MTENGLQDNMAARKVFEILSSSATDGCTARLGRLCFAGRRAIDTPNFTAVASRGAVPHLTPDNWGKHSSVGAAYLALEDFVEKKEPPVYKTPSVEERRLHSFTAMPADRTTILGARRCPSVTTPLGNGAKSVSLFTSTGFATVTVPQYASAVEALRPDVVVPLADGLHTSPTPASKKLRKMVERTEDWLDEFLRHFQGRDRLDQLGVSLFAAVLPVEHPIQWDYLRHLAEDVTDSLSGLAVYDASLLPELTCYPSLTPLPKLSMHPPETPHDVLRQVSLGVDLCVVPFVNSVSDSGVALGFSFPPSATESPRPLGVDMWSPELSTSLSPLSDGCQCYACRHHHRAYVHHLLNAKEMLGWNLLQMHNHHVVDEFFCGVRRMLAKGLPEFEDARKRFLAAYEPELPEGTGERPRARGYHFKSEAGQGKANKAGWTDLNTQAVDTAVPVEVESA; from the exons ATGACCGAGAACGGGCTTCAAGACAACATGGCGGCCCGCAAAGTGTTTGAAATACTGAGCTCTTCTGCCACCGATGGCTGCACCGCCCGTCTTGGCCGGCTCTGCTTTGCCGGCAGACGAGCGATTGACACACCAAATTTCACCGCCGTCGCATCTCGCGGAGCGGTGCCGCACCTCACACCTGATAACTGGGGCAAGCACTCGTCCGTGGGAGCAGCCTACCTGGCCCTGGAGGATT TCGTCGAGAAAAAGGAACCGCCCGTGTACAAGACCCCGAGCGTTGAAGAGCGCAGGCTGCACAGCTTTACGGCCATGCCGGCGGACAGGACGACGATACTTGGCGCCAGACGCTGCccgtcggtgacgacgccgttggGGAATGGTGCCAAATCGGTCTCCCTCTTCACCTCGACCGGTTTCGCAACCGTCACGGTCCCGCAGTACGCGTCTGCCGTGGAGGCTCTGCGACCGGACGTAGTCGTTCCCCTGGCGGACGGGCTTCATACAAGCCCTACGCCGGCTTCCAAGAAGCTCAGAAAGATGGTCGAGCGCACCGAGGACTGGCTGGACGAATTTCTGCGTCATTTTCAAGGGAGGGATCGGCTGGATCAGCTGGGCGTGTctctcttcgccgccgtgctgCCGGTCGAACATCCTATCCAGTGGGACTACCTCCggcacctcgccgaggatgtCACAGACTCGCTCTCCGGCCTGGCCGTGTACGACGCGAGTCTCTTGCCGGAGCTTACGTGCTACCCTTCGCTGACACCGCTGCCGAAGCTGTCGATGCACCCTCCCGAGACGCCGCACGATGTGTTGCGACAAGTGTCCCTGGGAGTCGACCTCTGCGTCGTCCCTTTCGTCAACAGCGTGTCCGACTCGGGTGTGGCACTCGGCTTCTCTTTccctccctcggcgacggagagccCTCGgcccctcggcgtcgacatgtGGTCGCCGGAGCTTAGCACATCGCTCAGCCCCTTGTCCGACGGCTGCCAGTGCTACGCCTGCAGGCACCACCACCGCGCCTACGTGCATCACCTGCTCAACGCCAAGGAAATGCTCGGTTGGAACCTGCTGCAGATGCACAACCACCATGTCGTGGACGAGTTCTTTTGCGGCGTGCGCCGGATGCTTGCCAAGGGTCTTCCGGAATTCGAAGACGCTAGGAAGAGATTTCTGGCCGCATACGAGCCCGAGCTGCCAGAAGGGACGGGCGAGAGGCCGCGGGCACGGGGCTACCATTTCAAGAGCGAGGCGGGGCAGGGCAAGGCGAACAAGGCAGGCTGGACGGATCTCAACACCCAGGCTGTTGATACGGCGGTGCCTGTCGAGGTGGAGAGTGCGTAG